One region of Pseudomonas alvandae genomic DNA includes:
- a CDS encoding DUF2388 domain-containing protein — MRSPLIAAALGLLVLADVAQAHTLVATSNIIVRASQRTIDFTSDTTTSIRDSKIVREAHDDAASFVASNGEIRGAHLEAAFDTLRTRVPEARDASDQVLAEAILAL; from the coding sequence ATGCGTAGCCCGCTGATTGCTGCCGCCCTAGGCCTGCTGGTGTTGGCCGATGTGGCCCAGGCACATACCCTGGTAGCCACCAGTAACATCATTGTTCGCGCCTCCCAGCGCACGATCGATTTCACATCCGACACCACTACTTCCATCCGTGATTCGAAAATCGTCCGAGAAGCCCACGACGACGCGGCCAGCTTCGTCGCCAGCAACGGCGAAATTCGTGGTGCTCATCTCGAAGCCGCTTTCGACACTTTGCGTACCCGGGTACCGGAAGCCCGTGACGCCAGCGACCAGGTTCTCGCCGAAGCCATCCTCGCATTGTGA
- a CDS encoding DUF2388 domain-containing protein — translation MRFYQHLFVSFCVASCWTVPAHAFDVSTQQLVASGYATSLVTSAPFDNKLVAAARDDAAAFVASDGQLRSAQLESALDYLRRTQPKLHVSDLELAQAILVQ, via the coding sequence ATGCGTTTTTACCAACATTTGTTCGTCTCGTTCTGTGTCGCTTCTTGCTGGACTGTCCCGGCCCATGCTTTCGACGTGTCCACCCAGCAATTGGTCGCCAGCGGTTATGCCACGAGCCTGGTGACCTCCGCGCCCTTCGACAATAAACTGGTCGCTGCCGCTCGCGATGACGCTGCGGCATTTGTGGCCAGTGACGGACAGTTGCGAAGTGCGCAGTTGGAGTCGGCCCTGGATTACCTGCGCCGGACCCAACCAAAACTTCACGTCAGCGACCTTGAACTGGCACAAGCAATTCTCGTCCAATAG
- a CDS encoding DUF2388 domain-containing protein, translating to MIRLRLLSAVALLAVAAHSNASSFIVTTDSIVGALKATSDVTSDATSSLRDNKIVQAARDDAASFVASNGAIRGVKLESALDYIRQQAPQLNATDAQLAQAILVI from the coding sequence ATGATCCGTCTTCGCCTGCTCAGCGCAGTTGCCCTGTTGGCCGTAGCCGCCCATTCCAATGCCAGCAGCTTTATCGTCACCACTGACTCCATCGTAGGTGCGCTCAAGGCCACATCCGACGTAACCTCCGATGCCACCTCATCGCTGCGAGACAACAAAATCGTCCAGGCCGCCCGAGATGACGCGGCAAGCTTCGTCGCCAGCAACGGCGCGATTCGCGGTGTGAAGCTGGAAAGCGCCCTCGATTACATCCGCCAGCAGGCACCGCAGCTCAACGCAACCGATGCACAGCTGGCCCAGGCCATCCTGGTCATCTGA
- a CDS encoding DUF1127 domain-containing protein, protein MERTLSSELFFEDKAEKNQASLPLRVIANLMLWQRRIASRHQLARLDSRLLADAGISEAQRYEELSKPFWR, encoded by the coding sequence ATGGAACGTACACTCAGTTCCGAGCTGTTTTTCGAAGACAAAGCTGAAAAAAACCAGGCTTCCCTGCCTCTTCGCGTTATTGCCAACCTGATGTTGTGGCAGCGCCGCATTGCCAGCCGTCACCAACTGGCTCGTTTGGATTCGCGCCTGCTGGCTGATGCCGGTATCAGCGAAGCACAACGCTACGAAGAGCTGAGCAAGCCGTTCTGGCGCTAA
- a CDS encoding acetyl-CoA hydrolase/transferase family protein yields the protein MYRDRIRLPSLLNKVMSAAEAALLIEDGMTVGMSGFTRAGEAKAVPHALAERAKVTPLKISLMTGASLGNDLDKELTEAGVLARRMPFQVDSTLRKAINAGEVMFIDQHLSETVEQMRNAQLKLPDIAVIEAVAITEQGHIVPTTSVGNSASFAIFARQVIVEINLAHNPNLEGLHDIYIPSYRPTRLPIPLVKVDDRIGSTAIPIPPEKIAAIVITQQADSPSTVLPPDDDTQAIANHLIGFFKQEVAAGRMTNKLGPLQAGIGNIANAVMCGLIDSPFEDLTMYSEVLQDSTFDLIDAGKLSFASGSSITLSARRNADVFGNLERYKDKLVLRPQEISNHPEVVRRLGIIGINTALEFDLYGNVNSTHVCGTRMMNGIGGSGDFARNAHLAIFVTKSIAKGGAISSVVPMVSHVDHTEHDVDILVTEIGLADLRGLAPRERARVVIDNCVHPAYRQALNDYFEAACALGGHTPHILRDALSWHLNLEETGRMLAV from the coding sequence ATGTACCGTGATCGCATCCGCCTGCCTTCGTTGTTGAATAAAGTGATGAGCGCTGCCGAAGCAGCCTTGCTGATTGAAGACGGCATGACCGTCGGCATGAGCGGCTTTACCCGCGCCGGAGAAGCGAAGGCAGTGCCTCATGCACTGGCTGAACGCGCGAAGGTCACTCCGCTGAAAATAAGCCTGATGACCGGCGCAAGCCTGGGCAACGATCTCGATAAGGAGCTCACCGAAGCGGGTGTGTTGGCGCGGCGCATGCCCTTCCAGGTGGACAGTACCCTGCGCAAGGCCATCAATGCCGGCGAGGTGATGTTCATTGACCAGCATCTTTCAGAAACCGTTGAACAGATGCGCAACGCCCAGCTCAAGCTGCCGGACATCGCCGTGATCGAAGCCGTGGCCATCACTGAACAAGGCCATATTGTGCCAACCACATCGGTAGGCAATTCGGCGAGCTTCGCGATTTTCGCCCGGCAAGTAATTGTCGAGATCAACCTGGCCCACAACCCTAACCTGGAAGGCCTGCACGACATCTATATACCGAGCTACCGTCCGACTCGCTTGCCGATTCCCCTGGTAAAGGTCGACGACCGAATCGGCAGCACTGCCATCCCGATTCCTCCGGAAAAAATCGCAGCAATTGTCATAACCCAGCAGGCAGATTCCCCTTCGACCGTATTGCCTCCGGATGATGACACCCAGGCGATTGCCAACCACCTGATCGGCTTCTTCAAACAGGAAGTCGCGGCCGGACGCATGACCAACAAGCTCGGCCCCCTGCAGGCAGGTATCGGTAATATCGCCAACGCCGTGATGTGTGGGTTGATCGACTCCCCGTTCGAAGACTTGACCATGTACTCCGAGGTATTGCAGGACTCCACGTTCGACCTGATCGATGCCGGCAAACTGAGTTTCGCTTCTGGCAGCTCCATCACCCTGTCGGCTCGACGCAACGCGGACGTGTTCGGAAATCTGGAAAGGTACAAGGACAAATTGGTCCTGCGGCCGCAGGAAATATCCAACCATCCTGAGGTCGTGCGCCGCCTCGGCATCATTGGCATCAACACCGCGCTGGAGTTCGACCTGTATGGCAACGTCAACTCTACCCATGTGTGCGGCACACGGATGATGAACGGTATCGGCGGCTCGGGTGATTTCGCCCGTAATGCCCACCTGGCCATTTTTGTCACCAAGTCGATTGCAAAGGGAGGCGCCATCTCCAGTGTCGTGCCGATGGTCAGCCACGTGGACCATACCGAGCATGACGTCGACATCCTGGTGACCGAAATCGGCCTGGCCGACCTGCGGGGCCTGGCGCCAAGGGAGCGGGCCCGAGTGGTCATCGACAATTGCGTGCACCCAGCCTACCGCCAAGCGTTGAATGACTATTTCGAAGCCGCGTGTGCCTTGGGTGGGCATACCCCGCATATCCTGCGTGATGCACTGAGCTGGCACCTGAACCTTGAGGAGACGGGGCGCATGTTGGCTGTCTGA
- a CDS encoding NAD(P)(+) transhydrogenase (Re/Si-specific) subunit beta has product MSMNLVTTLYLIASICFIQALKGLSHPTTSRRGNLFGMLGMALAVLTTVGLIYKLGAELATAGIGYVIVGLLIGGTAGSIMAKRVEMTKMPELVAFMHSMIGLAAVFIAIAAVVEPQSLGIVKQLGDSIPAGNRLELFLGAAIGAITFSGSVIAFGKLSGKYKFRLFQGAPVQFGGQHKLNLILGLATLGLGLTFMFTGNLGAFALMLALAFVLGVLIIIPIGGADMPVVVSMLNSYSGWAAAGIGFSLNNSMLIIAGSLVGSSGAILSYIMCKAMNRSFFNVLLGGFGNTADAAGPAGSKEARPVKSGSADDATFLLTNADTVIIVPGYGLAVARAQHALKELTEKLTHHGVTVKYAIHPVAGRMPGHMNVLLAEAEVPYDQVFEMEDINSEFGQADVVLVLGANDVVNPAAKNDPKSPIAGMPILEAFKAKTIIVNKRSMASGYAGLDNELFYLDKTMMVFGDAKKVIEDMVKAVE; this is encoded by the coding sequence ATGAGCATGAACCTGGTAACGACGCTCTACCTGATCGCGTCGATCTGCTTCATCCAGGCCCTCAAAGGCCTTTCGCACCCGACCACCTCCCGCCGCGGCAACCTGTTCGGCATGCTCGGCATGGCGCTGGCGGTGCTCACCACTGTGGGCCTCATCTATAAGCTCGGTGCCGAGCTAGCCACCGCCGGCATCGGCTACGTCATTGTCGGCCTGCTGATCGGCGGCACCGCCGGCTCGATCATGGCCAAGCGCGTAGAGATGACCAAGATGCCGGAGCTGGTCGCCTTCATGCACAGCATGATCGGCCTGGCTGCCGTCTTCATTGCTATCGCTGCTGTTGTCGAGCCGCAATCCCTGGGCATCGTCAAACAACTCGGCGACTCGATTCCGGCCGGCAACCGCCTGGAGCTGTTCCTCGGCGCCGCCATTGGTGCAATTACCTTCTCCGGTTCGGTGATCGCCTTTGGCAAGCTCTCGGGCAAATACAAGTTCCGCCTGTTCCAGGGCGCACCGGTACAGTTTGGCGGCCAACACAAGCTCAACCTGATCCTGGGCCTGGCAACGCTGGGCCTGGGCCTGACCTTCATGTTCACCGGCAACCTCGGCGCGTTCGCCTTGATGCTGGCCCTGGCGTTTGTCCTGGGTGTGCTGATCATCATCCCGATCGGCGGTGCGGACATGCCGGTGGTGGTGTCGATGCTCAACAGCTACTCCGGCTGGGCCGCGGCGGGTATCGGCTTCTCGCTGAACAACTCGATGCTGATCATTGCCGGTTCGTTGGTGGGTTCGAGCGGCGCGATCCTCTCGTACATCATGTGCAAGGCGATGAACCGCTCGTTCTTCAACGTGTTGCTCGGTGGCTTCGGCAACACCGCCGATGCGGCTGGCCCGGCAGGCTCGAAGGAAGCCCGCCCGGTGAAATCCGGTTCGGCTGACGATGCGACCTTCCTGCTGACCAACGCCGACACGGTGATCATCGTGCCGGGCTACGGGCTGGCGGTAGCGCGGGCGCAGCACGCGTTGAAAGAGTTGACCGAGAAGCTGACCCACCACGGCGTGACCGTGAAATACGCGATCCACCCGGTGGCCGGTCGCATGCCCGGGCACATGAACGTCCTGCTGGCCGAGGCCGAAGTGCCTTACGACCAGGTGTTCGAGATGGAAGACATCAACTCCGAGTTCGGCCAGGCCGACGTGGTACTCGTCCTAGGCGCCAACGACGTGGTCAACCCGGCGGCGAAGAACGATCCGAAGTCGCCGATTGCCGGCATGCCGATCCTCGAAGCCTTCAAGGCCAAGACCATCATCGTCAACAAGCGCTCGATGGCCAGCGGTTATGCCGGCCTGGATAACGAGCTGTTCTATCTCGACAAGACCATGATGGTCTTCGGCGACGCCAAGAAGGTCATTGAAGACATGGTCAAAGCCGTGGAATAA
- a CDS encoding NAD(P) transhydrogenase subunit alpha: MEELISPGIYNLIIFVLAIYVGYHVVWNVTPALHTPLMAVTNAISAIVIVGAMLAAALTVTPLGKTMGTLAVALAAVNVFGGFLVTRRMLEMFKKKAPKAVKEEAPK, encoded by the coding sequence ATGGAAGAGCTTATCTCCCCCGGTATCTACAACCTGATCATCTTCGTGCTGGCGATTTATGTCGGTTATCACGTGGTCTGGAACGTAACACCCGCACTGCACACGCCGTTGATGGCGGTGACCAACGCCATTTCGGCCATCGTGATCGTCGGCGCCATGCTCGCCGCCGCGCTGACCGTAACGCCTCTGGGCAAGACCATGGGCACCCTCGCCGTGGCCCTGGCCGCGGTGAACGTGTTCGGTGGCTTCCTGGTAACGCGCCGCATGCTTGAGATGTTCAAGAAAAAAGCCCCGAAAGCCGTAAAAGAAGAGGCGCCCAAGTAA
- a CDS encoding Re/Si-specific NAD(P)(+) transhydrogenase subunit alpha: MHIGVPLETQPGETRVAATPETIKKLIGQGHKVTVQSGAGIKASVIDSAYEAVGATIGSASDAFGAELILKVVAPSDSELTLIKSGTVLVGMLNPFNNETISKLAERGITAFALEAAPRTSRAQSLDVLSSQANIAGYKAVLLAAHYYPRFMPMLMTAAGTVKAARVLILGAGVAGLQAIATAKRLGAVIEASDVRPAVKEQIESLGAKFVDVPYETDEERECAVGVGGYARPMPASWMQRQAQAVHERAKQADIVITTALIPGRKAPTLLSAETVAQMKPGSVVIDLAAAQGGNCPLTLADQVVVENGVTIVGPTNLAGEVAADASALYARNLLDFLKLVFTKEGQFDVNLEDDIVAACLMCRDGQVIRKNA, encoded by the coding sequence GTGCACATTGGTGTTCCCCTCGAAACCCAACCGGGTGAAACACGGGTTGCTGCTACCCCGGAAACCATCAAGAAATTGATCGGCCAAGGCCATAAAGTCACCGTCCAAAGCGGCGCAGGTATCAAGGCCAGCGTTATCGACAGTGCCTATGAGGCGGTGGGTGCAACCATTGGCAGCGCCAGTGATGCATTCGGCGCCGAACTGATCCTCAAGGTGGTTGCCCCGAGCGACAGCGAGCTGACGCTGATCAAGAGCGGCACCGTGCTGGTGGGCATGCTCAATCCGTTCAACAACGAAACCATCTCCAAGCTGGCCGAACGTGGCATCACCGCTTTCGCCCTTGAGGCTGCGCCACGTACCTCCCGCGCCCAGAGCCTGGATGTGCTGTCGTCTCAAGCGAACATTGCCGGCTACAAGGCCGTGCTGCTGGCCGCGCATTACTATCCGCGCTTCATGCCAATGCTGATGACCGCTGCGGGCACCGTAAAAGCGGCGCGCGTGCTGATTCTTGGCGCGGGTGTGGCGGGTTTGCAGGCGATTGCCACAGCCAAGCGCCTGGGTGCAGTGATCGAGGCTTCGGACGTTCGTCCTGCGGTGAAGGAACAGATCGAATCCCTCGGCGCCAAGTTCGTCGACGTGCCTTACGAGACTGACGAAGAGCGTGAATGCGCTGTCGGTGTCGGTGGCTACGCCCGGCCCATGCCGGCCAGTTGGATGCAACGTCAGGCCCAGGCTGTGCACGAGCGCGCCAAGCAGGCTGACATTGTTATCACCACCGCGTTGATTCCAGGCCGCAAGGCACCGACGCTGCTAAGTGCTGAAACCGTCGCGCAGATGAAACCCGGCTCTGTGGTCATCGACCTCGCAGCGGCCCAGGGTGGCAACTGCCCGTTGACCCTGGCTGATCAAGTGGTTGTCGAGAACGGCGTCACCATCGTCGGCCCGACCAACCTGGCCGGCGAAGTCGCGGCCGATGCTTCGGCGCTGTACGCCCGTAACCTGCTGGACTTCCTGAAGCTGGTCTTCACCAAGGAAGGTCAGTTCGACGTGAACCTGGAAGATGACATCGTCGCCGCGTGCTTGATGTGCCGCGACGGCCAAGTCATCCGCAAAAACGCCTAA
- a CDS encoding LysR family transcriptional regulator, translated as MRRKIPSTAALVSFEAAARHESFTKAAQELSLTQGAICRQIASLEDFLSVELFRRSRRGVKLTEAGLSYSRRVATQLDAVERDTLSVMGHTGANVIELAVVPTFGTQWLLPRLKDFQQQHPEVTVNLTNRTRPFLFADTEFDAAIYFGDADWSGTESHKLMGENPMPVCSPTLLAGRKNLTPEAVAELPLLQQTTRPYAWRQWFNAQNLNIARDLTGPRYELFSMLAQAAMHDMGIALIPPFLIQRELAEKRLVVANRNGLSSIKAYYLMIPERKVESASLRAFRDWLVKQANNYLID; from the coding sequence ATGCGCCGCAAAATCCCCAGTACCGCCGCCTTGGTCAGTTTCGAGGCTGCCGCACGCCATGAAAGCTTCACCAAGGCGGCACAGGAGCTTTCCCTCACGCAAGGCGCTATATGCCGACAGATCGCCAGCCTGGAGGATTTCCTCAGCGTCGAGCTTTTCCGACGCTCGCGCCGTGGGGTCAAACTGACCGAAGCGGGTCTTTCCTACAGCCGCCGGGTTGCCACCCAACTGGATGCCGTCGAGCGCGACACACTTTCCGTGATGGGGCACACCGGCGCGAACGTGATCGAGCTAGCAGTGGTTCCGACTTTCGGCACCCAATGGCTGCTACCACGCCTCAAGGACTTCCAACAGCAGCACCCGGAAGTCACCGTCAACCTGACCAACCGCACGCGACCCTTTTTATTTGCCGACACGGAGTTTGACGCCGCTATCTATTTTGGCGATGCGGACTGGTCCGGCACCGAGTCCCACAAGCTGATGGGGGAAAATCCGATGCCGGTATGCAGCCCCACCTTACTGGCCGGGAGGAAAAATCTGACACCCGAGGCCGTTGCCGAACTGCCCCTGCTCCAGCAGACCACGCGCCCGTATGCGTGGCGCCAATGGTTCAACGCCCAGAACCTGAACATTGCGCGAGACCTGACAGGTCCGCGTTATGAACTATTCTCCATGCTCGCCCAGGCAGCCATGCACGACATGGGCATTGCGCTGATTCCACCCTTCCTGATTCAGCGGGAGTTGGCAGAAAAACGGCTGGTCGTGGCCAATCGCAATGGGCTGTCGAGCATCAAGGCCTACTACCTGATGATTCCGGAGCGAAAGGTCGAATCCGCCTCTCTTCGAGCTTTTCGTGATTGGCTCGTGAAACAGGCAAACAACTATCTCATTGATTAA
- a CDS encoding acyl-CoA dehydrogenase — MAGKASFNWIDPLLLDQQLTEEERMIRDTAEQFAQQKLAPRVLEAFRHEKTDPAIFREMGEVGLLGATIPEQYGGSGLNYVSYGLIAREVERVDSGYRSMMSVQSSLVMVPINEFGTEAQKQKYLPKLASGEWIGCFGLTEPNHGSDPGAMITRARKVEGGYSLTGSKMWITNSPIADVFVVWGKDDAGDIRGFVLEKGWKGLSAPAIHGKVGLRASITGEIVMDNVFVPEENIFPDVRGLKGPFTCLNSARYGISWGALGAAEFCWHTARQYTLDRQQFGRPLAANQLIQKKLADMQTEITLALQGCLRLGRMKDEGTAAVEITSIMKRNSCGKSLDIARMARDMLGGNGISDEFGIARHLVNLEVVNTYEGTHDVHALILGRAQTGIQAFY, encoded by the coding sequence ATGGCCGGCAAAGCGAGCTTCAACTGGATCGATCCACTGTTGCTGGATCAACAGCTCACCGAAGAAGAGCGCATGATTCGCGACACTGCCGAGCAGTTCGCCCAGCAGAAGCTCGCGCCGCGGGTATTGGAAGCGTTCCGTCATGAGAAGACCGACCCGGCGATTTTCCGTGAGATGGGGGAGGTAGGCCTTCTGGGAGCAACCATTCCCGAGCAATACGGCGGCAGTGGGCTGAACTATGTGAGCTACGGTCTGATCGCTCGCGAAGTGGAGCGCGTCGATTCCGGCTATCGCTCGATGATGAGCGTGCAGTCCTCGCTGGTCATGGTGCCGATCAATGAATTCGGGACCGAGGCGCAAAAGCAGAAGTATTTGCCGAAGCTGGCGTCGGGTGAATGGATCGGCTGCTTTGGTCTGACCGAGCCTAACCATGGTTCGGACCCAGGCGCGATGATCACTCGTGCACGTAAAGTGGAAGGTGGCTACAGCCTGACGGGCAGCAAGATGTGGATCACCAACAGTCCTATCGCTGATGTATTCGTGGTCTGGGGCAAAGATGACGCTGGCGATATTCGCGGTTTCGTTCTTGAGAAAGGCTGGAAGGGCCTGAGCGCGCCGGCTATTCATGGCAAGGTCGGGCTGCGCGCCTCGATCACCGGCGAAATCGTCATGGACAATGTATTCGTTCCAGAAGAAAACATTTTTCCGGATGTCCGTGGCCTGAAGGGGCCGTTTACTTGCCTGAACTCGGCCCGCTACGGCATCTCCTGGGGGGCTTTGGGAGCCGCTGAGTTCTGCTGGCATACCGCTCGCCAATACACACTGGACCGCCAACAGTTCGGTCGGCCGCTCGCTGCGAATCAGTTGATCCAGAAAAAACTGGCGGATATGCAAACTGAAATCACGCTTGCCTTGCAGGGGTGCCTGCGCCTGGGTCGCATGAAAGATGAAGGCACCGCGGCGGTAGAGATCACTTCGATCATGAAGCGCAACTCCTGTGGCAAGTCGTTGGATATTGCGCGTATGGCGCGGGACATGTTGGGCGGTAATGGTATCTCCGATGAGTTCGGCATTGCTCGTCATCTGGTGAATCTGGAAGTCGTGAACACTTACGAAGGCACGCACGACGTGCATGCGCTGATCCTCGGGCGTGCGCAAACCGGTATCCAGGCGTTCTATTAA
- a CDS encoding CaiB/BaiF CoA transferase family protein, with the protein MGALSHLRVLDLSRVLAGPWAGQILADLGADVIKVERPGNGDDTRAWGPPFLKDARGENTTEAAYYLSANRNKQSVTIDFTRPEGQRLVRELAAKSDILIENFKVGGLAAYGLDYESLKVINPQLIYCSITGFGQTGPYAKRAGYDFMIQGLGGLMSLTGRPEGDEGAGPVKVGVALTDILTGLYSTAAILAALAHRDHAGGGQHIDMALLDVQVACLANQAMNYLTTGNAPKRLGNAHPNIVPYQDFPTADGDFILTVGNDGQFRKFAEVAGQPQWAYDPRFATNKLRVANRAVLIPLIRQATVFKTTAEWVAQLEQAGVPCGPINDLAQVFADPQVQARGLAMELPHLLAGKVPQVASPIRLSDTPVEYRNAPPLLGEHTLEVLQRVLGLDEATVTALREAGVL; encoded by the coding sequence ATGGGCGCGCTTTCGCATCTGCGGGTATTGGATTTATCGAGGGTCCTGGCCGGGCCATGGGCTGGACAGATCCTGGCGGACCTGGGGGCTGACGTCATCAAGGTCGAGCGGCCTGGCAATGGTGACGATACGCGCGCCTGGGGGCCGCCCTTCCTGAAGGATGCCCGAGGCGAGAACACGACCGAAGCCGCTTATTATTTGTCGGCCAATCGCAACAAGCAGTCGGTGACTATTGATTTCACACGTCCAGAGGGTCAGCGGCTGGTGCGAGAGCTGGCAGCCAAGTCCGACATTCTGATCGAGAACTTCAAGGTGGGTGGTCTGGCTGCGTATGGCCTGGACTATGAATCGCTAAAGGTGATCAATCCACAATTGATCTACTGCTCAATCACTGGTTTTGGACAGACCGGGCCCTATGCCAAGCGCGCCGGGTATGACTTCATGATTCAGGGGCTGGGGGGCTTGATGAGCCTGACCGGTCGGCCAGAGGGGGATGAGGGCGCGGGGCCGGTGAAGGTTGGGGTCGCGCTGACGGATATCCTCACGGGTCTGTATTCAACCGCTGCCATTCTCGCGGCTCTGGCTCACCGCGATCATGCCGGCGGCGGACAGCACATCGACATGGCCTTGCTGGATGTTCAAGTGGCTTGTCTGGCTAACCAGGCTATGAATTACCTGACCACGGGAAATGCGCCGAAGCGGTTGGGCAATGCTCACCCGAACATCGTGCCTTACCAGGATTTTCCTACGGCTGATGGTGATTTCATCCTTACCGTGGGTAATGACGGACAGTTCCGAAAGTTCGCTGAGGTTGCCGGTCAACCTCAGTGGGCGTATGACCCGCGCTTTGCTACCAACAAGCTGCGGGTGGCGAATCGAGCGGTGTTGATTCCATTGATTCGCCAGGCGACGGTGTTCAAGACCACTGCCGAGTGGGTAGCTCAGTTGGAGCAGGCGGGCGTGCCGTGTGGGCCAATCAATGACCTTGCCCAGGTGTTTGCCGACCCTCAGGTTCAGGCGCGTGGGTTGGCGATGGAATTGCCACACCTGCTAGCCGGTAAAGTGCCGCAAGTGGCCAGCCCGATCAGGCTGTCCGATACGCCTGTGGAGTATCGCAATGCGCCCCCTTTATTAGGGGAACATACGCTTGAGGTGTTGCAGAGGGTGTTGGGGCTGGATGAAGCTACGGTGACAGCGCTCAGGGAAGCAGGGGTCCTTTGA
- a CDS encoding NADH:ubiquinone oxidoreductase subunit N, whose protein sequence is MKNPYAPGFWCAIAALLLLSGTYFYGVMLTHQIDKALIFLDSVSALIGVISIAVVAWASLQGQRIKKKQLEQGKTLVLIWDTKVALRRVETVFDRYFWGSYWQPGRTFQEVMGELTGTPLEKSLEALKIQCAALDEQVAQDDWHWLNNARELCDVANAMARERYQLDFCDGRADSSGTAVINRDFEVLVYTWTARLKTFDHQLDEIEVQYS, encoded by the coding sequence ATGAAAAACCCTTATGCTCCTGGCTTCTGGTGCGCTATTGCAGCGTTGTTGCTGCTTTCAGGTACCTATTTCTATGGCGTCATGCTGACCCATCAGATAGATAAGGCATTGATCTTCCTCGATAGCGTGTCTGCGCTGATCGGCGTCATATCCATAGCTGTTGTCGCCTGGGCTTCACTGCAAGGCCAGCGCATCAAGAAAAAACAACTCGAGCAAGGCAAGACCCTGGTGTTGATCTGGGATACAAAGGTTGCGCTACGAAGGGTCGAGACGGTGTTCGATCGCTATTTCTGGGGCAGTTATTGGCAACCGGGGCGCACCTTCCAGGAGGTCATGGGAGAACTCACCGGGACTCCTCTGGAAAAGAGTCTCGAGGCCTTGAAAATCCAGTGTGCCGCTTTGGACGAGCAGGTCGCGCAAGACGATTGGCATTGGCTCAACAATGCGCGCGAGCTGTGCGATGTCGCCAACGCCATGGCTCGGGAGCGCTACCAACTGGATTTTTGCGATGGGCGCGCAGATTCGTCGGGCACGGCGGTGATCAATCGTGATTTCGAAGTGCTGGTATATACCTGGACCGCAAGGCTCAAGACTTTTGATCATCAGCTCGACGAGATCGAAGTCCAATATTCGTAG